Proteins encoded in a region of the Lepidochelys kempii isolate rLepKem1 chromosome 22, rLepKem1.hap2, whole genome shotgun sequence genome:
- the LOC140901687 gene encoding uncharacterized protein yields the protein MQSSSAQVTMMESQSRKRAPAWTEREVRDLIAVWGEESVLSELRSSFRNAKTFVKISQGMKDRGHNRDPKQCRVKLKELRQAYQKTREANSRSGSEPQTCRFYDELHAILGGSATTTPAVLFDSFNGDGGNTEAGFGDEEDDEEEEVVDSSQQASGETGFPDSQELFLTLDLEPVPPEPTQGCLLDPAGGEGTSAACVSMITGSSPSQRLVKLRKKKKRTRDEMFSELMLSSHTDRAQTNAWRQIMSECRKAQNDREERWRAEESKWQAEDRAEAQMWRQRDERRQDSMLRLLQDQTRMLQCMVELQQRQLEHRLPLLPLCNQPPSSPSSIASTPRRPRTRWGGLRPTSHSTTEDCPKKRRLSFNKF from the exons atgcagagctcatcagcacaggtgaccatgatggagtcccagagtcgcaaaagagctccagcatggaccgaacgggaggtacgggatctgatcgctgtttggggagaggaatccgtgctatcagaactccgttccagttttcgaaatgccaaaacctttgtgaaaatctcccagggcatgaaggacagaggccataacagggacccgaagcagtgccgcgtgaaactgaaggagctgaggcaagcctaccagaaaaccagagaggcgaacagccgctctgggtcagagccccaaacatgccgcttctatgatgagctgcatgccattttagggggttcagccaccactaccccagccgtgttgtttgactccttcaatggagatggaggcaatacggaagcaggttttggggacgaagaagatgatgaggaggaggaggttgtagatagctcacagcaagcaagcggagaaaccggttttcccgacagccaggaactgtttctcaccctagacctggagccagtaccccccgaacccacccaaggctgcctcctggacccagcaggcggagaagggacctctg ctgcatgtgtttcaatgatcacaggatcttctccttcccagaggctagtgaagcttagaaagaaaaaaaaacgcactcgcgatgaaatgttctccgagctcatgctgtcctcccacactgacagagcacagacgaatgcgtggaggcaaataatgtcagagtgcaggaaagcacaaaatgaccgggaggagaggtggagggctgaagagagtaagtggcaggctgaagacagggctgaagctcaaatgtggcggcagcgtgatgagaggaggcaggattcaatgctgaggctgctgcaggaccaaaccagaatgctccagtgtatggttgagctgcagcaaaggcagctggagcacagactgccactgctgcccctctgtaaccaaccgccctcctccccaagttccatagcctccacacccagacgcccaagaacgcggtgggggggcctccggccaaccagccactccaccacagaggattgccccaaaaaaagaaggctgtcattcaataaattttaa